The following are encoded together in the Fodinibius salinus genome:
- a CDS encoding cytochrome c3 family protein, with product MAQIFPKWADEVPRQILLGLIIFATATVAGVWYFFSPEYTDVGYAPEQPIAYSHKIHAGKLDIDCQYCHTNVFKSKHANVPPTQTCMNCHNQVDSNNPEEVQKIRDKWNSDESIEWVRVHNLPDYAYFNHAAHVNVGVGCESCHGRVDRMEVVQQKEPLSMSWCLDCHRNPEKSVRPVEEVTTMGYEPKKEQIKMGRELVAKNNINPPTYCQGCHY from the coding sequence ATGGCTCAGATTTTTCCCAAATGGGCAGATGAAGTGCCGCGGCAAATATTGCTCGGGCTTATTATTTTTGCAACCGCAACCGTAGCGGGTGTTTGGTACTTTTTCTCTCCGGAATATACCGATGTAGGTTACGCTCCCGAGCAGCCGATCGCTTACAGCCATAAAATTCACGCAGGGAAGTTAGATATTGATTGCCAGTACTGTCATACTAATGTTTTTAAATCAAAGCATGCAAACGTTCCTCCCACTCAGACATGCATGAACTGTCACAATCAAGTTGATTCAAATAATCCCGAAGAAGTGCAGAAAATTCGGGACAAATGGAATTCAGACGAATCTATTGAGTGGGTTCGAGTACACAACCTACCGGATTATGCTTATTTCAATCACGCTGCACATGTTAATGTTGGTGTAGGATGTGAAAGCTGCCACGGGCGCGTTGATCGCATGGAGGTTGTTCAACAAAAAGAACCATTGAGCATGAGCTGGTGCCTCGATTGTCACAGGAATCCCGAAAAGAGTGTGCGTCCGGTAGAAGAAGTGACAACGATGGGATACGAACCCAAGAAAGAACAAATAAAAATGGGCCGCGAGCTTGTAGCCAAGAACAACATCAACCCCCCAACCTACTGTCAAGGTTGTCACTATTAA
- a CDS encoding DUF420 domain-containing protein — protein MSSDKPVTIDLLKNISLVKAIGVILLISAAAFGFLVWLIYFKGGSDYSSEVITSLPALNALLNSTSAVLLLFGYKAILDRNFSRHMKFNLTAFVTSTFFLISYMIYHNFHGSTPFTGEGFIRPVYFFILISHIILSALVMPMILTSFYLAFSGKLKLHRKVSKVTLPVWLYVSVTGVIVFFMLRAYS, from the coding sequence ATGAGTTCTGATAAACCGGTAACAATAGATTTACTTAAAAATATCAGCCTAGTAAAAGCCATTGGCGTAATACTATTAATAAGTGCAGCGGCTTTCGGTTTTTTAGTATGGCTGATTTACTTTAAAGGAGGTAGTGATTACAGTTCGGAAGTGATTACCAGTCTGCCTGCCCTCAATGCTTTATTAAATAGTACTAGTGCCGTACTTCTACTTTTTGGATACAAAGCTATTTTAGATCGGAATTTTTCCCGGCACATGAAATTTAATCTCACAGCTTTTGTAACCTCTACCTTTTTTCTGATCAGCTATATGATTTATCATAATTTTCATGGCAGCACGCCATTTACGGGAGAGGGTTTTATCAGGCCGGTTTACTTTTTTATCCTGATTTCGCACATCATTCTTTCGGCGTTAGTCATGCCTATGATATTGACCAGTTTTTACCTGGCATTTTCAGGGAAGTTGAAATTGCATCGTAAAGTTTCAAAAGTGACACTACCGGTGTGGTTATATGTATCGGTGACGGGAGTAATAGTATTCTTTATGCTCCGGGCCTATTCGTAG
- a CDS encoding metal-dependent hydrolase, whose amino-acid sequence MDTSAQAQWLGHSAFKLTSPNDTTILIDPFLSQNPTTPDAHKKQEEIDYILLTHGHADHVGDTLDIAADTGCTVAAPVELSRLLVGKHGLDEDQAIEFNKGGTVTFDDFSVTMVSANHSSSFQGDYAGEPAGLVISFDKDITFYHLGDTNIFYDLELYGELYEPDVLAVPMGDHYTMDPKEAAMACDLIQADYAVPIHYGTMPVLSGDPKDFKKLTEETCDTEVWIPEAGQNFLA is encoded by the coding sequence ATGGATACTTCAGCTCAAGCACAATGGTTGGGGCACTCAGCATTTAAACTTACAAGTCCCAACGACACCACCATTTTAATTGACCCTTTTCTTTCGCAAAATCCCACCACCCCCGATGCTCATAAAAAGCAGGAGGAGATAGATTATATTTTACTTACACACGGACATGCTGATCACGTAGGCGATACTCTTGATATTGCCGCCGATACAGGATGTACGGTAGCTGCTCCGGTTGAACTTTCGCGTCTGCTGGTAGGCAAGCATGGGCTGGATGAAGATCAAGCCATTGAGTTTAATAAAGGCGGTACTGTAACCTTTGATGATTTTTCCGTAACCATGGTTTCAGCCAACCATAGCTCATCTTTCCAAGGCGATTATGCTGGCGAACCTGCGGGACTGGTTATCTCTTTTGATAAGGATATCACCTTTTATCATCTGGGCGATACTAATATTTTCTACGACCTTGAACTCTACGGCGAACTCTATGAACCGGATGTTCTTGCCGTACCTATGGGCGACCACTACACTATGGATCCTAAAGAGGCGGCTATGGCCTGCGATCTGATACAAGCCGACTATGCCGTACCAATTCATTATGGAACCATGCCTGTGCTCTCCGGTGATCCCAAAGATTTCAAAAAACTTACCGAAGAAACTTGCGATACCGAAGTTTGGATCCCAGAAGCAGGACAAAATTTCTTAGCGTAA
- a CDS encoding L-threonylcarbamoyladenylate synthase, with protein sequence MAERIKLHPETPHVKRLFEITDKIREGAVVLFPTDSQYAIGCDYNNKKGIERIRNIRKMDSDDHLTLLCDSLSGIAKFAHISDHNFKLIKRMIPGPYTFILPATKDVPKLLVHPKKKTVGFRVPDYPIAEGLVRELGNPMLGITAKKPSMNNKSLEDYDREPFLREFEKLVDVVIDDQQTLPSKSTSIVDMTDDKTKLVRRSLGIDELEEVFRTQREPLEEV encoded by the coding sequence ATGGCAGAACGTATTAAGCTTCATCCGGAAACGCCACATGTAAAACGACTTTTTGAAATTACTGATAAAATTCGCGAAGGTGCTGTTGTACTTTTCCCTACTGATAGCCAATATGCCATTGGTTGCGACTATAATAATAAGAAGGGTATTGAGCGCATACGTAACATCCGAAAAATGGATAGTGATGATCATTTAACCCTTTTGTGTGACTCTCTCTCCGGCATTGCCAAATTTGCTCATATTTCTGATCATAATTTTAAGCTGATTAAGCGGATGATCCCCGGTCCCTATACGTTTATTTTACCGGCTACCAAAGATGTGCCTAAGCTGCTAGTGCATCCCAAGAAAAAAACCGTAGGCTTTCGGGTACCCGACTATCCCATTGCAGAGGGGCTGGTTCGAGAGTTGGGGAATCCTATGTTAGGTATTACTGCTAAAAAGCCGTCCATGAATAATAAATCGCTGGAAGACTATGACCGTGAACCTTTTTTGCGTGAGTTTGAAAAGTTGGTGGATGTTGTGATTGATGACCAGCAAACACTTCCTTCTAAATCAACCTCTATTGTTGATATGACGGATGACAAAACCAAACTAGTTCGTCGAAGTTTAGGTATAGATGAGTTGGAAGAGGTATTTCGAACCCAGCGCGAACCATTGGAAGAAGTATAG
- a CDS encoding DUF5050 domain-containing protein, which translates to MKRPIQLATLFLTILLVAACGDDGHGPTNGNNNDDPTTGAVEVATSSTGDDIDDDGYTVTAGGTSQSVSASGTVTLAGLSEGDVNTELSGIAGNCSVNGSNPQTVTITAGDTTSTSFAVSCETVADGQIAFTSDRDGDGEVFLMNTDGSSPTKLTDNSAGEIAGPISPDGTKIAFVSDRGGSTTHLYVMDADGSNVQQLTSSGASVIVNRVVNWSPDGSSLAFVDDRSGNDELYTIGADGSGEQRLTNNSAVDGWPHWSPDGSKVLYASNIDGDFEVYTMNPDGTGRQQLTTDTDDNGMPRWSPDGSKIAFSSDRSGNLEIHTMNPDGTGVQQVTNDPGSDEFPSWSPDGSELAFTSSRAGNTEVYKINADGSGMPTNLTANSATDTIPYWSPME; encoded by the coding sequence ATGAAACGACCAATACAACTAGCGACTTTATTCTTGACCATCCTATTGGTGGCGGCTTGTGGCGATGACGGCCACGGCCCGACCAATGGTAACAACAATGATGATCCCACCACCGGGGCGGTGGAAGTGGCCACTAGCAGCACCGGTGACGATATTGACGACGACGGTTACACCGTCACTGCCGGTGGGACCAGCCAAAGCGTGTCCGCTTCGGGCACCGTAACCCTGGCCGGCCTCTCCGAAGGGGACGTGAATACCGAACTGTCCGGGATCGCCGGCAACTGTTCGGTCAACGGCAGCAATCCCCAAACGGTGACCATTACGGCCGGGGATACCACCTCCACCTCCTTTGCCGTGAGCTGCGAGACGGTCGCCGACGGCCAGATTGCCTTTACCAGCGACCGGGACGGGGACGGGGAAGTCTTCCTGATGAATACCGACGGCTCGTCCCCGACGAAACTCACCGACAACTCCGCCGGTGAAATAGCCGGACCGATTTCTCCCGACGGCACCAAGATTGCTTTTGTCAGTGACCGCGGGGGTTCTACGACCCACCTGTATGTGATGGATGCCGATGGTTCGAACGTCCAGCAGCTGACCTCCTCGGGAGCAAGTGTGATTGTAAATAGAGTGGTTAACTGGTCGCCGGATGGCAGCAGCCTGGCTTTTGTAGATGACCGCAGCGGGAATGACGAACTTTATACGATCGGAGCCGACGGTAGCGGCGAGCAGCGGCTGACCAACAACAGTGCGGTGGATGGCTGGCCCCACTGGTCGCCGGATGGATCCAAGGTTCTCTACGCCAGCAATATCGACGGGGATTTTGAGGTTTACACCATGAACCCCGACGGGACCGGCCGCCAGCAGCTCACCACCGACACCGACGATAATGGTATGCCCCGCTGGTCGCCGGATGGTAGTAAGATTGCTTTTTCCAGCGACCGTTCAGGGAACCTAGAAATTCACACCATGAACCCCGACGGCACCGGCGTGCAGCAGGTAACTAACGACCCGGGGTCGGATGAGTTCCCCAGCTGGTCGCCGGACGGAAGCGAACTCGCCTTTACCTCCAGCCGCGCTGGGAATACGGAAGTGTATAAAATTAATGCTGACGGTAGTGGAATGCCGACTAACCTGACGGCTAACAGCGCCACCGACACTATTCCCTACTGGAGCCCGATGGAGTAA
- a CDS encoding DUF5050 domain-containing protein — MKRLLQLSILFLSTLFIFSCGGDDGHGPTNGNNNDEPTTGAVEVTTSSTGDDIDGDGYTVSAGGTSKSVSSSGSVILAGLSEGDVNTELSGMAGNCAVKNGSNSQTVTITAGDTTSTSFDVECQAVVNGRIAFQTTRGSNNADIYLMNPDGSDQQALTDDVETDYLPQISYSGTRVLFSSYRNQNFNLFIVNADGSNIRQVTSSSGDTFDSSWAPDDSSIVFGDNRSGNEEIYTIAPDGNDEQRLTNNSANDEDPSWSPDGSKIVYTSDADGDAEIHTMNPDGSNIQKLTDNGSYDVHPEWSPDGSKIAFTSSRDGNKEVYVMNADGTNPQRITNNSASDEYPSWSRDGTEIVFDSDRDGNDEIYKINADGSGNLVNLSNNSAEERFPNWSPVQ, encoded by the coding sequence ATGAAACGATTATTACAATTATCAATTCTATTTCTTTCAACCTTATTTATTTTTTCTTGCGGCGGTGATGACGGCCACGGCCCGACCAATGGCAATAATAATGACGAGCCCACCACCGGGGCGGTGGAAGTGACCACCAGCAGCACCGGTGATGACATTGACGGCGACGGCTACACCGTCAGTGCGGGTGGCACCAGCAAGAGCGTGTCGTCGTCAGGCAGCGTAATCCTGGCGGGTCTCTCCGAAGGGGACGTGAATACCGAATTGTCCGGCATGGCCGGCAACTGTGCGGTAAAAAACGGGAGCAACTCCCAAACGGTAACCATTACCGCCGGGGATACCACCTCCACCTCTTTTGACGTGGAGTGCCAGGCGGTAGTTAATGGTCGGATTGCCTTTCAAACCACACGTGGTTCAAATAATGCAGATATTTATCTGATGAATCCTGACGGATCGGATCAACAAGCATTGACTGATGATGTTGAAACGGATTATTTACCACAGATTTCTTATTCAGGAACTCGCGTACTTTTTTCCAGTTATCGCAATCAAAACTTTAATCTGTTTATTGTTAATGCTGATGGGTCAAATATTAGACAGGTCACAAGTTCTTCTGGAGATACGTTTGACAGCAGTTGGGCTCCCGATGATTCCAGTATTGTATTTGGGGACAACCGAAGCGGTAATGAAGAAATATATACTATTGCCCCTGATGGTAATGATGAACAGCGGTTGACGAACAATAGTGCTAATGATGAAGACCCCAGCTGGTCGCCGGACGGCTCTAAGATTGTCTATACCAGCGATGCCGACGGTGATGCTGAAATCCATACGATGAATCCAGATGGGAGTAATATTCAGAAGTTGACAGATAATGGTTCCTATGATGTTCATCCTGAGTGGTCACCAGATGGCAGTAAGATTGCATTTACCAGCAGCCGAGACGGGAATAAAGAAGTTTATGTTATGAATGCTGATGGAACAAATCCTCAGCGTATTACAAATAATTCAGCCAGTGACGAATATCCGAGCTGGTCGCGTGATGGAACGGAAATAGTATTTGATTCGGACCGCGACGGTAATGACGAAATTTATAAAATTAATGCAGATGGATCTGGTAACTTAGTTAATCTCTCTAATAACAGTGCCGAAGAGCGGTTTCCAAATTGGAGTCCGGTGCAATAA